The Arachis hypogaea cultivar Tifrunner chromosome 19, arahy.Tifrunner.gnm2.J5K5, whole genome shotgun sequence genome has a window encoding:
- the LOC112778321 gene encoding uric acid degradation bifunctional protein TTL-like, with protein MRKLEERDLFLCASSVLFCNAMIEASPFSSLEHARSFARNLWFNTLPIQSWLDTFSAHRHLSDAITFARGDIRMGLLQYLSEYRKKFGFGFVTSTNLHLSQQILEEVQARYQNSLQVELETASREEFTLIERRLTKLWERKPNQQFITWRYFVLCFL; from the exons ATGA GGAAATTGGAAGAGAGGGACCTCTTTCTTTGTGCCTCTAGCGTCTTGTTTTGCAATGCGATGATCGAGGCCTCCCCGTTCTCTTCACTAGAGCACGCAAGGTCATTCGCAAGAAACCTGTGGTTCAACACATTGCCCATTCAGTCATGGCTGGACACATTCTCAGCACACAGGCACTTATCAGATGCTATTACTTTTGCGCGTGGGGATATTAGGATG GGATTGCTTCAATACCTATCAGAGTACCGCAAGAAATTCGGCTTCGGGTTCGTGACTAGCACGAACCTGCACCTTTCGCAACAAATACTGGAGGAGGTGCAG GCACGATATCAGAATAGTCTGCAAGTTGAACTTGAAACGGCGTCTCGGGAGGAATTCACTCTTATAGAAAGACGTCTTACGAAACTATGGGAACGTAAGCCAAACCAGCAGTTTATAACATGGCGCTATTTTGTGCTTtgttttttgtaa